The genome window TTGACGTTGTCGGTGAGATCCTTCCAGGTTCCCGCAACGCCGGAGACGGCGGCCTGGCCGCCCAGCCTTCCTTCGGTGCCGACTTCGCGTGCAACGCGCGTGACTTCCGCGGCGAACGCGTTGAGCTGGTCGACCATCGTGTTGATCGTCAGCTTGAGCTCGAGGATCTCGCCCTTGACGTCCACGGTGATCTTGCGCGAAAGGTCGCCGCGAGCCACGGCCGTGGTCACTTCGGCGATGTTGCGGACCTGGGTCGTCAGGTTTGCGGCCAGCAGGTTGACGTTGTCGGTAAGGTCCTTCCACGTTCCGGCGACGCCGGTGACGTTGGCCTGGCCGCCGAGCTTTCCGTCGGTGCCGACTTCGCGCGCGACGCGCGTGACCTCGGCAGCGAACGAGCGCAGCTGCTCGACCATGCGGTTGAGCGTCTCCTTGAGGTTGAGCAGCTCGCCGCGCACGTCGACGGTGATCTTCTTCGAGAGGTCGCCGTTGGCGATGGCCGTGGCCACCTCGGCGATGTTGCGCACCTGGGCGGTCAGGTTGCTCGCCATGGAGTTGACCGAGTCGGTCAGGTCTTTCCAGGTTCCGGCCACCCCGGGCACGGCGGCCTGGCCGCCGAGGCGCCCTTCGGTGCCCACTTCACGCGCGACGCGCGTGACCTCGCCGGCAAAGCTGTTGAGCTGGTCGACCATCGTGTTGATGGTGTTTTTCAGCTCGAGGATTTCGCCGGAGACGTTGACGGTGATCTTGCGCGACAAGTCGCCGCGTGCGACGGCGGTCGTCACTTCGGCGATGTTGCGCACCTGGGCCGTCAGGTTGCCGGCCATGAAGTTGACGTTGTCGGTAAGGCCCTTCCAGGTGCCCGCGACGCCGGGCACCTGGGCCTGGCCGCCGAGCTTGCCTTCGGTGCCGACTTCTCGCGCGACGCGCGTGACTTCGGACGCGAACGCGTTCAGCTGGTCGACCATCGTGTTGAGCGTTTCCTTGAGCTCGCGGATCTCACCGGAGACGTCGACGGTGATCTTCTTCGACAGGTCGCCGTTGGCGATCGCGGTGGCGACCTCGGCGATGTTGCGCACCTGGGCCGTCAGGTTGCTGGCCATGAAGTTGACGGAGTCGGTGAGGTCCTTCCACGTACCGGCTACTCCCGGCACCGTCGCCTGGCCGCCGAGCTTGCCTTCGGTGCCGACTTCGCGCGCGACGCGCGTGACTTCGGATGCGAACGCGTTGAGCTGGTCGACCATCGTGTTGAGCGTGTCCTTGAGCTCGAGGATCTCGCCCTTGACGTCGACGGTGATTTTTCGCGACAGGTCGCCGCGCGCGACTGCCGTGGCCACTTCGACGATGTTGCGCACCTGGCCGGTCAGGTTGCTGGCCATCGAGTTGACCGAGTCGGTGAGGTCCTTCCACGTACCGGCCACGCCGGGCACGACGGCCTGGCCGCCGAGCTTGCCCTCCGTGCCCACCTCGCGCGCGACGCGGGTGACTTCGGCAGCGAATGCATTGAGCTGATCGACCATCGTGTTGATCGTCAGCTTGAGCTCGAGCACTTCGCCCTTGACGTCGACGGTGATCTTGCGCGAGAGGTCTCCGCGCGCGACGGCCGTCGTGACTTCGGCGATGTTTCGCACCTGGGTGGTCAGGTTTGCCGCCAGCAGGTTGACGTTGTCGGTAAGGTCCTTCCAGGTTCCCGCCACGCCGGGCACGGCGGCCTGGCCGCCGAGCCTGCCTTCGGTGCCGACCTCGCGGGCGACGCGCGTGACCTCGGACGCGAAGCCGTTGAGCTGGTCGACCATCGTGTTCAGCGTCAGCTTGAGCTCGAGGATCTCGCCTTTGACGTCGACGGTGATCTTGCGCGAGAGGTCTCCGCGCGCGACGGCGGTGGTGACCTCGGCGATGTTGCGTACCTGGGTCGTCAGATTTGCCGCGAGCAGGTTGACGTTGTCGGTCAGGTCTTTCCAGGTGCCGGCGACGCCGGAGACGTTGGCCTGGCCGCCGAGCTTTCCTTCGGTTCCGACTTCGCGCGCGACGCGGGTGACCTCGCCGGCGAAGGCGTTCAGCTGATCGACGAGCGTGTTGATCGTGTCCTTGAGCGCGAGGATTTCGCCGGAGACGTTGACGGTGATCTTGCGAGACAAGTCGCCGCGCGCGATGGCGGTCGTGACCTCGGCGATGTTGCGAACCTGGGCCGTCAGGTTGCCGGCCATCGCGTTGACGGAGTCGGTAAGATCCTTCCAGGTTCCCGCTACGCCGGGAACGACGGCCTGGCCTCCGAGCTTTCCTTCGGTTCCGACTTCCCGCGCAACGCGCGTCACCTCGGATGCGAACGAGCGCAGCTGGTCGACCATCGTATTGATGGCTTCCTTCAGCTGGAGGATCTCGCCGCGTACGTCGACGGTGATCTTGCGCGACAGGTCGCCGTTGGCGACGGCGATCGTCACTTCGGAGATGTTGCGGACCTGGGCCGTCAGGTTCGACGCCATCGAGTTGACGCTCTCGGTCAGGTCCTTCCAGACGCCGCTGACGCCCGGCACCTGGGCCTGGCCGCCGAGCTTCCCGTCCGATCCGACCTCACGCGCAACGCGCGTGACCTCGGACGTGAACACGCCGAGCTGTTCGATCATCGTGTTGACGATGGTCGCCGAGCGCAGGAACTCGCCTTCGAGCGGACGCCCGTCCACGTCCAGGCGCATGGTCTGGGTCAGGTGTCCCTGGGCCACGGCCGCGATCGCTTCGGTCACTTCGGTGGTCGGCCGCAGCAGGTCGTCCATCAAGGTGTTGACCGAGATCTCCATTTCGCCCCAGGCACCGCGGCGCTGGTCGAAACGGGCACGTTCCTTCGTTTTTCCCTCCCGTCCGACCGCCTGACCCACCCGTTTGAGTTCCTGGGCCATCTTCTGGTTGGCGGCGACGATGTCGTTGAACGTGTCGGCGATCTTGCCGTCGATGCCGGATAAATCGCCGGGAAGCTGCACGGAAAAGTCGCCGCTTCGCATGCGCTGCAGCGCGTGCAGCAGGCGATGCTGGTCGAGGACCGCCATCGGGATGGCGGGCTCGGACGTGAGCGTGGGGCCTTCGACTTGGGCGCGACCTGCTCTCGGCATTCGTCGTCCTCGCAGCCGCACGTCCGCGAGCGGAGGCGGCATCGACTTTTTTCGGCAGGGAGATTCCCGCGGCCGTAAGAGCCTGAAGCAATTCCATCAAACGGAAAAGAGGAGAATGACGGGAAGTCTCGCGCGCAACGTCGCCGGCCGGATCGTTGCGTGGAGACTGCGGCGGCAAAGCAACTTTGTGCGCCGCGCACTTGCTGTGCTTTTGTGACGCGCGTCGCTCCGACGGGGGCGCCGCTCAACCGCGCCGTATTCGCCCACCCACTTGAGGGAAGCAACACCCGTGCGGGAGCCGCGCCGCACCGCAGCACGTGTCGGAGAGCAATCTGCTGCTAACGCGCCAGTCTCGAAACATACAGCGATGCAGCCAGCACTGCGCAGATCAGATTGGTCGCCCAGGCTGCCAGCGGCGGCGAGATCTGGCCTGTCCGTCCCGCCGACAGGGCGAGACCCGTCAGGATCCAGTAAGAGAAGCCGATCACAAGTCCGGCGACCGTCCCCCGGGCGAGGCCTGCGCTGCGGCCGGCGCGAAGCGCGACCGGCACCGCGAGCACCGTGACGACGAAGCCGGCGAACGGCCAAGCCAGCTTGCGATGGAGATCGACGAGCAGGTCGTCGGCGGCCAGGCCGCGGGCCTTCATCTGGGCGATGAGACGGCGAAGCTCGAGGAAACTGAACTCTTCGGGCTGACGCTTGCGCGCCGTGAGGTTCTCCGGGTCTTCATCGAGGACGAACTGGCCCGCTGCCAGCGCGTGCACCTGGAGGTCGTCGCCGTGGATGTCCTTGACGACGCCAGCCGACGCCACCCAGCGTCCGTCGCTGTACGTCATCGAATCGATCTCGGTGACCCGCTGGAGGCGGAACTCGGGATCGGCCTCGTACAGCGCCAGTCCGGATATCGTGCGGGCGCCGGCGTCGTAGCGTCGGATGTGGACGAAACCGCGGTCACTCTCGAACCAGAGCGAGGCCGCGTCGAAGACGCCGCGGTACACCTTCTGCTTCAGCTCGACGTCCCACAGCCACCGCGAGCGAGTCGCCGACACCGGCACCACCGCCTCGCTCCACAGCAGCGCACCGATGCTGAGCACCAGCGCGGTGACCGCCAGAGGCAGCGCGATGCGCCTGGTGCTCATGCCGCAGGCCCTCATCGCGACGATCTCGTGCGTCCGCATGAGGCGCCCGATCGATACCAGCGTCGCGAGCAGGCAGGCGGCAGGGAAGACGTCGAAGAGGATTTTCGGAAGCTTGAACAGAAAATAGCTGACGAGGGCCGTCGACGACGGCGAGAACTGCAGGACTTCGCCGACGCGATCGAAGACGTCGATGATGAGGTAGACGCCGGCTCCGGCGCACATCGCCGTTACGAAAACGCCGAACCACATCCGTGCAAGGTAGCGCGACAGGATGCTCACGGCCGATCTCCGGGGCCGGCGGCAGTTACGCCGCCTGCCAGGGCGACTGCCCGCGCGCCCGAATCAGTGCGCGTGCGTGACGGCAGGAGCGGCGCGTCCTGCGCGGTGCGCAACAGCGTCCACGCACCGAGCAGCAGCAACGAGCAGTCCGGAAGCCACAGCGCCACCGACGGCGGCAGCTTCTGCGCACGTCCCATCGCAACGGCGATGCTCAGCAACGCGTAGTACGCAAGGATCGTCAGCACGCAGATGCCGACCGCGCGACCGCGCGTCGTCGGCGACGGATGGAATCCGAGGCCGGTACCGAAGAGGGCGAGAGCAATGGCGGCGGCCGCGATGCCGAAGCGGCGGTACAGCTCGATGGCTGCCTCGCGGGCGCGGCCGGCGTCGTCTCCGCCAAGATTGTCGCGGATGTCCTGCCAGCGCAGCGTGGCGGGCTCGTCGCTGGCCGGCTTGTTGCCGGTGGCGGTGCGAAGCTCCAGGTGCACTTCGAGGGAGCGGAACTGCGTGACGTCGAATTCGTTGCCGGTCTCGCGCGAGGTGACGCTGGTGCCGTCGAAGAGTTGCAGGAACAGGCGCCCGCTCTCTTCGTGACCTCCGACGAGCCCGCGGCGCGCGAATACGGTGGAGCCGGCCGACCCGCCGCGCTCGTCGGACAGCATCACTCCGAAGAGCTCGCCGCTCTTCGGCTCGATGTGGTCGACGTAGACGACCATGTGCTCGAAATCGGTATTGAAAAATCGCGGACGCACGGCGGCGGACGCGCGCGTTTTGGCGATTTCGAAACCGGTTTTCTCGATTTCGCGGTGACCCCATGGCCGCGCCGTCATCGACAAGGCGAGCGTCGCCAGCGCGACCACGAGGGAAAACGAGACCACGGTAGGAAGCACCTGCCAGACGCTGAGTCCGGCGGCGCGAAGGGCCAGCGTTTCGCGGTCCGACGCCATGCGGCCGAGCGCCGCGACGACGCCGATCAGGAACGCCATCGGCAGCGTGGCCTCGAGGAAGGAGGGAAGAATTGCCACGAGCAGCTGAAGCACCAGCGCCGCCGGGACTCCGCGCGCGAAGATCAGCTCGATCAGCTCGACGGCGCGCAGCAGGAACAGGATGGACGAGAAAATCGCGATGCCCGCAAGAAACGCGCCGGCGATCTCGCGAAGGAGATACCTTCGCAGGGTTTTACCCATGAAGTGGGCAGTGTAATGAACCACCCGCGCGGTTACCAAGCCGCGTTCCGCAGCATGTCCCGACGCCCGAACCACGGCCGGCCCCGCAGTGCCCCTGATCCGATGCGCGATACGGAGCGCGTCGTCGTCGCCGGTCCGAATGCCGTCGAAGCGGCGCTCGAGGCCTGCGCACCTGGCGGCGGGCGGAAAGGCGGTGCGGCGCCGGGTGCCGCAACCAGCGTCTCGAAGATCCACCGCCTGTACCTCGAAGATACGGCCGGAGGACGCAGCCAGCGCCTTGCGCAGAGGGCCCACGAGCTGGCGGTGCCGGTTTCGATGGTTGGAAAGGGGGAGTGCGACCGCATGGCCGGCGCGCGCTGCCAGGGCGTCGCCGCCGAGATCGCGTACGCATACGCCGATCTCGACGACGTGCTCGCACGTGACGGCCTCGTCGTGTTCCTCGACGGGATTGCCGACCCTCACAACCTCGGAGCCATCCTGAGGACGGCCGAGGCCGCGGGAGCGTCGGGTGCAGTGATTCCCGAGCGCCGCGCTGCCCATGTCAGCGGTACGGTGATGCGCGTGTCGGCCGGCGCTGCGGTGTTTCTCCCGGTTGCCAGGGTCACCAACCTCGTACGTTCGCTCCAGCAGGCGCGCGACGCCGGGTTCTGGATCGTCGGCCTTGCTGCCGACGGCCAGAACACCGTGCCGCGCGCCGGCGAGGATCCAAGGACGGGTGCTCGGATCGGCCTGGTGATCGGAGCGGAGGGCGACGGCATGCACCGCCTCGTCACGGAGCACTGCGACGAGATCGCGCGGCTCCCGATGCAGGGGCGCGTCGAGTCGCTCAATGCGTCCGTGGCTGCCGGGCTGGCGATTTACCGCCTGCTCGACGGGCGCCTGTTCGGGGCCGGGGGCACGCGCAAGAAAAAGTGATGTGACGTCTTCCTTTCGCGGTCTAATGCCCTGTCAATCCGATGGAAACTTGTCGCAGCGACATCGTCGATCGCGGGCCGGCGGCACGTCCGCTCCTGACGGTGCTTGCGGGCGCTTGCATGGCCACCTCGTTCGATAACCCGGAGTGGCTCCCGGCGCGCCGCGCGGGTACGGCGTTCGTCCCTAGCGAGATGCCGGGCGGGCAGGGGGTCGGCATTTGACGATCGGAGAAGTGCAAGCGGCCCGATATTTCCCCCGATGAGGGCTATCTGGCGGGCGGGGCAGCGAAAACCGCGGGGTTCGTGTGTCGCGTCTTGACTCCCCGCAGACCCGTTGATAGCAGCACGAGTTTCGATTTCAGGACCTGGGGCATTCGTACGCGCGCGAAAGCGTGACGGACGGGGTGTTTGCAGGGAGGGTCAGGCG of Candidatus Binatia bacterium contains these proteins:
- the lptG gene encoding LPS export ABC transporter permease LptG, encoding MSILSRYLARMWFGVFVTAMCAGAGVYLIIDVFDRVGEVLQFSPSSTALVSYFLFKLPKILFDVFPAACLLATLVSIGRLMRTHEIVAMRACGMSTRRIALPLAVTALVLSIGALLWSEAVVPVSATRSRWLWDVELKQKVYRGVFDAASLWFESDRGFVHIRRYDAGARTISGLALYEADPEFRLQRVTEIDSMTYSDGRWVASAGVVKDIHGDDLQVHALAAGQFVLDEDPENLTARKRQPEEFSFLELRRLIAQMKARGLAADDLLVDLHRKLAWPFAGFVVTVLAVPVALRAGRSAGLARGTVAGLVIGFSYWILTGLALSAGRTGQISPPLAAWATNLICAVLAASLYVSRLAR
- a CDS encoding LptF/LptG family permease; this encodes MVTARVVHYTAHFMGKTLRRYLLREIAGAFLAGIAIFSSILFLLRAVELIELIFARGVPAALVLQLLVAILPSFLEATLPMAFLIGVVAALGRMASDRETLALRAAGLSVWQVLPTVVSFSLVVALATLALSMTARPWGHREIEKTGFEIAKTRASAAVRPRFFNTDFEHMVVYVDHIEPKSGELFGVMLSDERGGSAGSTVFARRGLVGGHEESGRLFLQLFDGTSVTSRETGNEFDVTQFRSLEVHLELRTATGNKPASDEPATLRWQDIRDNLGGDDAGRAREAAIELYRRFGIAAAAIALALFGTGLGFHPSPTTRGRAVGICVLTILAYYALLSIAVAMGRAQKLPPSVALWLPDCSLLLLGAWTLLRTAQDAPLLPSRTRTDSGARAVALAGGVTAAGPGDRP
- the rlmB gene encoding 23S rRNA (guanosine(2251)-2'-O)-methyltransferase RlmB, which encodes MRDTERVVVAGPNAVEAALEACAPGGGRKGGAAPGAATSVSKIHRLYLEDTAGGRSQRLAQRAHELAVPVSMVGKGECDRMAGARCQGVAAEIAYAYADLDDVLARDGLVVFLDGIADPHNLGAILRTAEAAGASGAVIPERRAAHVSGTVMRVSAGAAVFLPVARVTNLVRSLQQARDAGFWIVGLAADGQNTVPRAGEDPRTGARIGLVIGAEGDGMHRLVTEHCDEIARLPMQGRVESLNASVAAGLAIYRLLDGRLFGAGGTRKKK